The following coding sequences are from one Neovison vison isolate M4711 chromosome X, ASM_NN_V1, whole genome shotgun sequence window:
- the LOC122896494 gene encoding splicing factor, proline- and glutamine-rich-like: protein MARSGSHRCLWAWLRSAPPPCAASRAPPAGTWTGARAPAAGRAPVTHPPDHPAPGRRGPPPPDRPPGLQRAARTPALPPPSTAVPRAPSTAWGPSDVGSATKCLSRPRPLDSDSSSSPPTASPAPEGRAGLSTCGGTRRPLLPETSSAPARWRPGPRGAWQPAPTARFLSPVDLVVLPRTQFSSQFAAVSLRCAFCPTQ, encoded by the exons ATGGCC CGCTCCGGGTCCCACCGCTGCCTCTGGGCCTGGCTCCGGAGCGCGCCGCCGCCCTGTGCGGCCAGCCGGGCCCCTCCCGCGGGCACTTGGACTGGGGCCCGCGCTCCAGCTGCGGGCCGGGCTCCCGTGACACACCCGCCAGACCACCCAGCGCCCGGCCGCCGCGGGCCGCCTCCGCCAGACCGACCGCCAGGCCTGCAGCGCGCCGCCCGGACACCCGCGCTGCCACCGCCGTCCACCGCGGTCCCGCGCGCGCCCTCGACGGCCTGGGGCCCCAGCGATGTGGGCTCAGCCACGAAGTGTCTGAGCCGGCCGCGGCCCCTGGACAGTGACTCCAGCAGCTCGCCACCCACCGCGTCCCCCGCCCCCGAGGGGCGGGCCGGCCTCTCAACCTGCGGCGGGACCCGTCGCCCCCTCCTCCCAGAGACCTCTTCTGCTCCTGCCAGATGGCGGCCaggtcccaggggtgcctggcagcCAGCTCCAACCGCTCGTTTTCTTTCTCCCGTGGACCTGGTCGTTTTGCCCAGAACCCAGTTCTCTTCTCAGTTCGCAGCTGTCTCTCTGaggtgtgccttttgtcccacaCAGTAG